gcggcggggtcgtcaGGGCCGAGATCGGCGGCCACGACGGCGCAGGCCGGGTTCTTGCGCGCGACGTTGTGCGCGTGGCGGCACAGCGAGCGGAGCAGCGCGGGGCCCTCGGGGCCGGACATGCGGAGGCCGTAGAGCAGGTACGTGCCGAACGGGCGGAACACGTCGGGGAGCGACGGCACGCGCAGCCACGGCGCGTGCTGGTCGAGCGCGCGCGCCGCGGCGAGGGACGCGCGGAGGAGCGGCGCGGCGCCGCCGACGCGGAGGCGGAGGGAGCGCGTGGCATCCCAGACGCTGAGCAGCGCGAAGGACGGCGGGAGGGACGGGTCCGGGCCGCGCTCCACGGCGAGGTACGTGCCGAGGGTGAGCTTGTGcgcgaggagcgccgggaggtcGGCGGGGACGAACTCGGCCGGGGAGAGCAGGGCGGCGTAGGCCGCGGCCGCGAGCGGCGGCGGCAACTGCAGCACGCGGTGCGCGCCGGGGACGCGCGCGCGGTGCCGGTGCACCGGGTGCCCAAGGAACACCGGCCGCCGGAACGGCGCGTAGCCGAAGCGCCCCGCGAAGAGCGCGAGCGAGGCGGCGTTGGACGCCGTGGTCGCCATGGTCGCGTGCGCCGCGCCCCTCGCCGCGCACCACGCCTCGGCGCGCCTCACCAGCTCCGTCGCGATTCCGAGCCGCCTGCACGCACACGTACACCAGCCCGTACGGTGAGCCACCACACTAGAGCTCCTCGCATGTGCAAATGCAGCTAGCCACACGCACACGTGCGCATGGTGTGTCATGTCGTACAAATACAATTCTTTTGTTTACCTGTGGGACGGGGAGACCCTGAGGCCGAGGAGGCAGGCCACCTTGGCGaactgctgcttcttcttcatcatcgCCTTCCCCCGGCTCACCGTCCGGACGCAGGCCTTGATCACGCCCACCGCCTCCCCAGCTCCTTCCTCGCCGTACTCAGCAACCTACAGCACCATATTAGCATTATCACACGGTTAGTTAACCCACCCTGATGTGTGTACTTTCTTAGCACATACTGTAATTTTGTTGCACAACATCACTGTCAAAGGAGTGTCGTGTAGCCGGACAAGTGTCAATGGCAGCGGGGGCAAGCGTAATTGTTGCACGTACCAGCATGACATAGTCCGGCGAGTGGCGCACCCGGGCGAACGGGTCGCCGATCTGCTCCACGTAGAGCGACAtgcccctcttcttcttcctcctcctcctgcacTTCTTGGCGCCGCCATCGTCGTGGTCAGCATCGTCCGCCTGGTCGCCCGAGAGGCCGACCTGGCACCGGCGCTCCAGCTCCTCCACCGCCGCCAGGTCCCTCTCCATGTCGAACTCCCGGACTCGTATCGCCATCGTGTCCTTCCTACTCTCCTCGCCCTCGCCCATGTCGAAATCaacgatctctctctctctctcaagctTCTCTACGAGCACCGATCAAACAATATATGATTACAGCCAACTTTTGTGTGGTTTTGTGAGACTGTAGCAATCTCTTGGTgagtgctcctgctgctgctgctgctgctgcctgtGGTCTGCTTGGAGGGAAGGAACTGGGAATTTATACACGTAGGTTGACAGGGAGAGGGGGGGAGGGTAGGAGAGGGCCGGGGGTGCGGTGGGGCCGGCCAGAAATAACAGGGTGATATACAAAGGGACACAAGGGCGCTAAAATAATCATGCATCTTGGTTAGTAAAGTGTATGAGCTTGTGAGCTTAGTGTTTGATTGAGTATGATGGCAAGCCAGTCCCGAAATAAAATATATGCCTGTTCTTATCTGCTCTGTCGCGCGATGTTTCGGGGCACATTCAGTTAAAACTTGGTTTCGGTTCCCACTAGTGACTAGCAGTATCAGTTCCAACTTTGTGCTCCATTATTGATTTGTGTTCCCGTAGGTTTTAGTGCTCCAGCTGATTGTGTACATACATACATACTGTATGAGGGAGAGGATGAAGATGCATCTGTTCAAGCCAATCTCTTGTGACATTATGATATCTAGAATTATCTGTTCTTTTCCCATTTTTTGAAAGCACTTCCATTCATGCTATATTTTTGCTTAGTTTGATATATATAGCATGGAATTGTTTTCTGAAAttgagcagcggttggaattgttTTCTCAAGATCTAGGGCCCTAGCACCATATCTGCAATTCGACGTCACGGTCGATCTCAAGCTTCTCTTTTGTCTGCTTAATTAAACATGTTGAGAGAACTACTCATGGGACCTAATTAAACGTAATGAACAATTTACTACCCATATAGCTTGTGCCAGTGATATGCCAGGAACTATGTATGATGTTGCCTAGAGTTAAAAGCCATATAGGAGCTAGGAACCTACACTGCAACAATGTAATATAACCGTGAGACACTAATTTGATTTCTCATATATATTATCTAGGCTCACTTAGCTTCATGTATATCGAAGTGGCAGAAATAATAATTGTTAGATAGTAGCTTGGAACATAGGCCAAAGCCTATCAATTCTAGGGCATCCGAGCATATATTCTGTGAAAAGCAATTGTTGATATGTAACTCGGGATATAATCTAGCTGGGGCATCATATTTGTCCCTCATAGACAAGAGATGCATGgacgcaaaaaaaaaaaaacaacgATTTGCCAGGTCCACACCACGGTAAACCAGGGATTTCCTTTACATGACCACGGGTTCTATTATTCCGCATAGATAGAagacccccacccccaccccacccaaaaaagtactccctccgtaaagaaatataagagtgtttagatcactagtttagtgatctaaatgctcttatatttctttacagaagGAGTAGGGTATACGTAGGGTGCACACAACCATCATTTTACTGAATAGGGGTAACACAGCAAGGTCAAAACTCCATATAAGCATAGTACATAAAGAGGGCCAACCGATCCGTCACAATAGGTGAAAAGAAAAATCTACGACTAAGTAGTCCCTGACGAAGTAGTCAAGTACACTACCGATCAAAGATTGGACTGTGGTGGTCCCTACCGTCGCGCACTCATGCAACACTGAAGCGCCACCGTCATGGTACTGCAAAGCAAGCGCAATACCACGACATGATCATGCATGGCACACCAGCGAAACGATGCCCCATCGTCAACACGGCCAAACCACCCCCCCTCCCCCACATACCAAGAAGATGACAACTAAACACTAGTGCTCCACCAGATGAAGACCCCATCAACACTTTCCATGGGGGTTGGGGGGGGTCTACGTCCATCTCAGTAAGGCTGTAAGCAATGGCGACGAGGTAGATGGGAAGAGATACCTGTGCTATGGCCGATGGAGAGGCCCCCTCCAACACCAGGGGGATGTTGGGAGTGCGGGAGGGGATAGGAGAGAGAGGCGTCTAGGCGTTGTAAAATTGGTGGCGGCAACTAGTGcttagggagggggggggggtgaggagGCAACACTGATCATGCCCGTGGAACTGGTTTTCATAGATAGACGTACATGATGATACCATGGTCCATTTTGGTGGAGGATATGTAGGATATGTAATTGCATTGTCACACAAGAAGAAACATATATAATAACGTAGCTGGCTTATTTCATTTTGTTTTTTCTACATCCCTAACGTACATATGCCAATTACACACCTCTTGCATACTTCTTTTTTCCTTATCCCGTGCTTCAAGTTCTTCGTCTGTAGGGGGCTACCGGCTGGGCCAAAGCCGGGGCCTTTGTGTGGTCTCGGGGTTGTCTGGTTGCAGGGCGGCGGCCCTGGCGGCGGGAGACATGGGGCAGAGCGTGCGTCTCACGTGTGGGCGGGCAACCATGGCCACGCGGGTGGCGTGGTTGTGAGTGGTTGACGGAGTTAGGGTACAACGGAGGGGTGTGACCACCGGGGTACACCACTTGCCCAGTCCTTTGACTGGCTGATGGTGGTGGCAGCCGTTGACGATGTATCCTTCCTGAAGGCTCCTTCACGGCGTTCCCACTCCTGTCGTCTTGCTCCGGGTGAAAATCTGGTCTTCAGATGGGCGGTGCGGCTATCCATGGTCGTACCCTTCTGGGAGGGAACGCTTTGGAGTCCTGGCTTCGTTGTTGTCTGACTCACCTCTCTATTGTGGATGCTCATGGTGGAGGTCTGGTGTGTCGGTGCCCGTCACCTTTGTATCTTGTCTTGGTTGTGTGTTGTGTGCGGTGGTGGTATGCGTTTGTATCGGTCTTTCGGTTGTAATCGGTGAtggttgctttataatataaagtgGGGGGAAATCCTTTTTCGGTATGCCCTGACTCACTCCTCTTTCCAACAATCTATGTGGGAAGCACTCGTTCAAAGTAAGTTGAGATTCAAAGAGTCCTGTAAGCTAGTAAGTCGATCGACTAAGTTCATCTCAATATACAAATGATCTTATTGGAGCCAATAATTTATACTTAAAACTTGAATAGTCACACTATGTATTTCTTGCAAATTTCCATAAAACAAATTATGTAATATCAACGGCTCATTCGTAGTGttacggtgatggtgatgtgtcCGCTATTATATGTATAAGGCTTTCATATTAACTCTCATAGATGTTGATGAGTATGCTTGAGTTATTTCATACGGGTTTCCGGATGCCTATATACCAAAATGTACCTAGATGGTCTCAATTAAGAAACACTACTTCACTTGTGGACTTGTCGTTGTTCGTGTTCAACACGTTGATCCTCTAGTAAATTGTGCATGTCTTGTTCAATCATACTCCAGCTTAAACTCCGGATCAATTCTACTTTTTGGTATATTTAATTACCAAGG
The sequence above is a segment of the Aegilops tauschii subsp. strangulata cultivar AL8/78 chromosome 6, Aet v6.0, whole genome shotgun sequence genome. Coding sequences within it:
- the LOC109745863 gene encoding acetyl transferase GW6a, which gives rise to MGEGEESRKDTMAIRVREFDMERDLAAVEELERRCQVGLSGDQADDADHDDGGAKKCRRRRKKKRGMSLYVEQIGDPFARVRHSPDYVMLVAEYGEEGAGEAVGVIKACVRTVSRGKAMMKKKQQFAKVACLLGLRVSPSHRRLGIATELVRRAEAWCAARGAAHATMATTASNAASLALFAGRFGYAPFRRPVFLGHPVHRHRARVPGAHRVLQLPPPLAAAAYAALLSPAEFVPADLPALLAHKLTLGTYLAVERGPDPSLPPSFALLSVWDATRSLRLRVGGAAPLLRASLAAARALDQHAPWLRVPSLPDVFRPFGTYLLYGLRMSGPEGPALLRSLCRHAHNVARKNPACAVVAADLGPDDPAAAAVPHWPSFSCDEDVWCVKKLGVAADGAGNAGDDDDDWTTAPPADVLFVDPREF